One window of Neptuniibacter halophilus genomic DNA carries:
- the pdxB gene encoding 4-phosphoerythronate dehydrogenase PdxB, whose amino-acid sequence MQNKKLKILADENMPMAREIFSRFGEVILRPGREIGAADLVGIDALLVRSVTRVDQALLADSPVQFVGTATIGTDHVDQAYLAQRKICFSNAPGCNADAVVEYVLSCIFLLAAQQGFNPAERVYGIIGVGNVGGRLQRRLQALGYKVLLNDPPRAEQESGFVELDSLLQQADIICAHTPLTRSGKHPSYHLLGSEQLGRLRENAILLNAGRGPVIDNTALLQIGRQRSDLTFVLDVWEHEPAVDPALAQRCAIVSPHIAGYSLDGKIRGTYMLYQALCRHLGEACGESLNDFLPEAELAWTPEEGRSPLEIMQLIYDPREDDRLLRETLNLPLDAQKKAFDQLRKGYRVRREFAALEVADSRQPELLKGLGFRLAERD is encoded by the coding sequence TTGCAGAACAAAAAACTGAAAATTCTGGCCGACGAAAATATGCCGATGGCCCGCGAGATTTTTTCCCGCTTTGGCGAGGTCATACTGCGTCCGGGACGGGAGATCGGCGCGGCTGATCTGGTGGGGATCGATGCCTTGCTGGTCCGCTCCGTGACCCGTGTCGATCAGGCGCTGCTGGCAGACAGCCCGGTGCAGTTTGTGGGCACGGCAACCATCGGCACCGACCATGTGGATCAGGCGTATCTGGCACAGCGTAAGATTTGTTTCAGCAACGCGCCGGGCTGTAATGCTGATGCGGTGGTGGAATATGTACTCAGTTGTATCTTTCTGCTGGCTGCCCAGCAGGGGTTTAACCCGGCAGAGCGGGTTTACGGCATTATCGGTGTCGGTAATGTGGGAGGCCGCTTGCAGCGCCGTTTACAGGCACTCGGATATAAGGTGCTGCTGAATGATCCGCCGCGTGCTGAACAGGAATCTGGTTTTGTTGAGCTGGACAGCTTACTGCAGCAGGCCGATATTATCTGCGCCCATACACCTCTGACCCGTTCCGGTAAGCATCCCAGCTATCATCTGCTCGGTTCTGAGCAACTGGGCCGGTTACGCGAAAACGCGATATTACTCAATGCCGGTCGTGGCCCGGTTATCGACAACACGGCGTTATTGCAGATCGGCCGGCAGCGCTCTGATCTGACCTTTGTACTGGATGTGTGGGAGCACGAGCCTGCGGTCGATCCGGCGCTGGCGCAACGCTGTGCGATCGTCTCGCCACATATTGCCGGTTACAGTCTGGATGGCAAGATTCGTGGCACCTATATGCTCTATCAGGCGCTGTGCCGGCATCTGGGTGAAGCGTGCGGGGAATCACTGAACGACTTCCTGCCCGAAGCGGAGTTGGCCTGGACCCCGGAGGAGGGTCGAAGTCCGCTGGAGATTATGCAACTGATTTATGATCCGCGTGAGGATGATCGCTTGTTGCGTGAAACCCTTAACCTGCCGCTTGATGCACAGAAAAAAGCGTTTGATCAGTTACGCAAAGGCTATCGGGTGCGGCGTGAATTTGCGGCTCTGGAAGTGGCTGATTCCCGGCAGCCTGAGTTGCTCAAGGGGCTCGGGTTTCGGCTCGCAGAGCGCGACTAA
- a CDS encoding flagellar brake protein yields the protein MAEALEQLKTVRTLAELNPRIGEKVQIETRSPRGRYSVQLLGYRENGSMMVTAPRMNGAINEGARVTVRLMSGNFICAFSARILKIQTAPFAYWHLEYPEDTEVRRIRSHTRVPVNLLVSVDEFETGKGLRLDWPVNAYCSDISLKGACIDAPATLGKQGDKLFVTTRFKVAGVDQVVLAPALIRSVQPTEGGITKVVRHGVEFLELDDETHLILAGFVYQQFLIETGHLEIIGV from the coding sequence ATGGCAGAAGCGCTAGAACAATTAAAAACGGTCCGTACACTGGCCGAACTCAACCCCCGTATTGGCGAAAAGGTACAGATAGAGACCCGCAGTCCACGGGGCCGCTACAGCGTTCAACTGCTGGGCTACCGTGAAAACGGCAGCATGATGGTGACGGCACCGCGGATGAATGGCGCTATTAATGAAGGTGCCCGGGTTACGGTGCGTCTGATGAGTGGCAACTTTATCTGCGCTTTCAGCGCCCGCATTCTGAAGATTCAGACCGCGCCTTTCGCCTACTGGCATCTTGAATACCCTGAGGATACTGAGGTACGGCGAATTCGCAGTCATACCCGTGTCCCGGTCAACCTGCTGGTCTCTGTCGATGAATTTGAAACCGGTAAAGGCCTGCGTCTGGACTGGCCGGTCAACGCCTACTGTTCCGATATCAGCCTGAAAGGCGCTTGCATTGATGCCCCGGCAACCCTCGGTAAGCAGGGCGATAAACTGTTTGTGACCACCCGGTTTAAGGTGGCGGGTGTGGATCAGGTGGTGCTGGCACCGGCCCTGATTCGCAGCGTGCAGCCGACCGAGGGCGGGATCACTAAGGTGGTTCGCCACGGCGTTGAATTCCTTGAACTGGATGATGAGACGCATCTGATTCTGGCGGGATTTGTTTATCAGCAATTTTTAATCGAAACCGGACATCTGGAGATTATCGGTGTTTAA
- a CDS encoding ATP-NAD kinase family protein, translated as MFKLGLIINPLAGLGGSVALKGSDGENTARQALALGAEPKAGLRTLQALEVLKGLELELVTYPAEMGADIAREAGFEPTVIGEIKSGETTAQDTLNAAHDLVRAGVDIILFAGGDGTARNICEAIAEEVPVLGVPAGVKIHSGVYAVTPKAAGEIIAMLIKGELVTLGDQEVRDIDEEAFRAGTVRAKYYGELRVPQEHRYLQHVKNGGRESEELVLDDIAADMIERMDPESYYIMGSGSTVAAVMEQMGLPNTLLGVDLVRDGELIAADCTAQQLLELTDGEPCQIVITLIGGQGHIIGRGNQQLSPELLQRLGKQNIHVIATKTKLQELEGRPLIVDSGVPEVNQMLSGVIAVTTGYHDSVLYRVADY; from the coding sequence GTGTTTAAGCTTGGCCTGATTATTAACCCCCTGGCGGGGCTCGGTGGCAGTGTGGCACTTAAAGGCAGCGATGGTGAGAACACCGCGCGTCAGGCACTGGCGCTGGGTGCGGAACCCAAAGCCGGCTTGCGAACCCTGCAGGCACTTGAGGTGTTAAAAGGGCTGGAACTGGAACTGGTAACTTATCCGGCCGAGATGGGCGCAGATATCGCCCGTGAGGCCGGTTTCGAGCCGACCGTGATCGGTGAGATTAAAAGCGGCGAAACCACGGCTCAGGACACCCTCAATGCAGCCCATGATCTGGTCAGGGCCGGGGTGGATATCATCCTCTTTGCCGGCGGTGATGGCACAGCGCGGAATATCTGCGAGGCGATCGCTGAAGAGGTTCCGGTGCTGGGGGTTCCCGCCGGGGTTAAGATCCACTCCGGGGTTTATGCGGTCACACCAAAAGCTGCGGGTGAGATTATTGCCATGCTGATAAAAGGTGAGCTGGTCACACTGGGCGATCAGGAGGTGCGGGATATCGATGAAGAAGCCTTCCGCGCCGGTACCGTTCGCGCCAAATATTATGGTGAACTGCGGGTGCCGCAGGAACATCGTTACCTGCAGCATGTTAAAAATGGTGGCCGCGAATCAGAGGAACTGGTGCTGGATGATATCGCAGCCGATATGATCGAGCGGATGGACCCGGAGAGCTATTACATTATGGGTTCCGGCTCTACCGTTGCTGCGGTGATGGAGCAGATGGGGCTGCCAAATACCCTGCTCGGTGTGGATCTGGTGCGTGATGGTGAACTGATCGCTGCGGATTGCACGGCGCAGCAACTTCTCGAACTGACCGACGGTGAGCCCTGCCAGATCGTCATTACACTGATCGGCGGTCAGGGACACATTATTGGTCGTGGCAACCAGCAGCTCAGCCCGGAACTGCTGCAGCGGCTGGGAAAACAGAATATCCATGTGATCGCCACTAAAACCAAGCTGCAGGAACTGGAAGGCCGGCCACTGATCGTGGACAGCGGCGTGCCTGAAGTGAACCAGATGCTCTCAGGTGTGATTGCCGTGACCACCGGTTACCATGATTCCGTGCTCTACCGCGTGGCAGATTACTGA
- a CDS encoding type II toxin-antitoxin system RelE/ParE family toxin, which produces MILWEEASLNDREKIFEFLYDFNPDAAERTDQLIELKVENLLLQTLMGVQREGIPGRLLIIPEISMIVSYWVDGGNIHVMRVLHQKQKFPLD; this is translated from the coding sequence ATGATTTTATGGGAGGAAGCATCGCTTAACGACCGGGAAAAGATTTTTGAATTTCTCTACGATTTCAATCCCGACGCAGCAGAAAGAACAGACCAACTGATTGAGTTAAAAGTAGAAAATCTGCTTCTGCAAACATTGATGGGCGTGCAGAGAGAAGGAATTCCGGGGCGACTACTGATCATCCCTGAAATTTCAATGATCGTATCTTACTGGGTTGACGGTGGTAACATCCACGTCATGCGAGTACTCCACCAAAAGCAAAAATTTCCTCTCGACTGA
- a CDS encoding damage-inducible protein J, whose amino-acid sequence MDTRIQFRVNEETKRLAQQMAESQGRTLSDACRELTEQLAEQQRKALSHDAWLTEQINQAFKALDAGETTFVDHESAKAQMEARKARIRNRSR is encoded by the coding sequence ATGGACACCCGAATCCAGTTCCGTGTAAATGAAGAAACCAAGCGACTGGCTCAGCAGATGGCGGAAAGTCAGGGTCGAACTCTGAGTGATGCCTGCCGCGAACTGACCGAGCAACTGGCAGAACAACAGCGAAAAGCACTGTCTCATGACGCCTGGTTAACTGAGCAGATAAACCAGGCTTTCAAAGCGCTGGATGCCGGAGAGACAACCTTTGTCGACCATGAATCTGCAAAAGCTCAAATGGAGGCACGCAAAGCCAGAATCCGTAACCGGAGCAGGTAA
- a CDS encoding YebC/PmpR family DNA-binding transcriptional regulator — translation MGRAYQNRKESMAKTSDAKAKVYSKFSREIYVCAKAGGGDPSGNLALASLIERAKKAQVPAHVIDKALDKAKGGGGEDFSPARYEGFGPGGCMVIVECLTDNPNRTFGDVRNCFNKTKCKIGSQGSVSHLFDHSAIFVFDGDDEEAVLEALMMEDVDVSDIECEDGKITVFAPHTDYFKAKKALQDSIEGLDLDVDEIQFVPQTTSPVSEDDMPMFEKFIDMLNDLEDVQNIYHNAEV, via the coding sequence ATGGGTCGTGCTTATCAGAACCGTAAAGAGTCTATGGCGAAAACGTCTGACGCCAAGGCCAAGGTTTACAGTAAATTCAGCCGCGAAATCTATGTATGTGCCAAAGCCGGCGGGGGAGATCCCTCAGGTAACCTGGCACTGGCAAGCCTGATCGAACGTGCCAAGAAAGCCCAGGTACCGGCGCACGTTATTGATAAAGCACTGGATAAGGCAAAAGGCGGCGGCGGTGAAGACTTCTCCCCGGCCCGTTATGAAGGTTTTGGCCCCGGCGGCTGCATGGTGATTGTGGAATGTCTGACCGACAACCCGAACCGTACCTTTGGTGATGTGCGTAACTGCTTCAACAAAACCAAATGTAAAATCGGTTCTCAGGGCAGCGTAAGCCACCTGTTCGACCACAGCGCGATCTTCGTATTTGACGGTGACGATGAAGAAGCCGTGCTGGAAGCGCTGATGATGGAAGATGTGGATGTCAGCGATATCGAATGTGAAGATGGCAAGATCACCGTATTCGCGCCTCACACCGACTACTTCAAAGCGAAAAAAGCCCTGCAGGACAGCATCGAAGGTCTGGATCTGGACGTGGATGAGATTCAGTTCGTACCGCAGACCACCTCTCCGGTCAGCGAAGACGATATGCCGATGTTCGAAAAGTTCATCGATATGCTGAACGATCTGGAAGATGTGCAGAACATCTACCACAACGCTGAAGTCTGA